A window of the Phaseolus vulgaris cultivar G19833 chromosome 5, P. vulgaris v2.0, whole genome shotgun sequence genome harbors these coding sequences:
- the LOC137834927 gene encoding AAA-ATPase At4g25835-like, translating into MEILSQMWSLLGLLTVLQNVLPSQLLSLLHSLYESLQDLLSPYSYFEIPEFNGYCGVDLNDLYRHVHLYLNAANHAPAAACRRLTLSRSPSSNRISFAVAPNHTVQDSFRGHRVTWTHHVDTAQDSLEEKRSFTLRLPKRHRHTLLSPYLAHVTARAEEFERVSRERRLFTNNTTGSGSFESGWVSVPFRHPSTFETLALEPELKRQIKNDLTAFADGKEFYNRVGRAWKRGYLLHGPPGSGKSSLIAAMANFLCYDVYDLELTKVADNSELRSLLIQTTNRSIIVIEDIDCSVDLTADRTTKKTQAAKMSKRKKSQTASFTRCEESGRVTLSGLLNFTDGLWSCCGEERIVVFTTNHRDSVDPALVRCGRMDVHVSLNTCGVHAFRELARNYLGVDSHVLFEAVEGCIRSGGSLTPAHVGEILLRNRGDADVAMREVLAAMQGRMLAAAAVADQTENEDTTVGVRSPESVLLMGSPENWDALSGKKRKDQHGGNNNWDKKVKFFVRLRSLTRSDPGR; encoded by the coding sequence ATGGAGATATTATCACAAATGTGGTCTCTGTTAGGGTTACTCACCGTGCTCCAAAACGTTCTCCCATCCCAGCTTCTCTCATTGCTCCATTCCTTATACGAATCTCTGCAAGATCTGCTTTCTCCGTATTCCTATTTCGAGATTCCAGAGTTCAACGGCTACTGCGGCGTCGACCTCAACGACCTCTACCGCCACGTGCACCTCTACCTCAATGCCGCGAACCACGCCCCCGCAGCAGCATGCCGCCGACTAACGCTCTCACGCTCGCCTTCCTCGAACCGCATTTCCTTCGCTGTCGCCCCGAACCACACCGTCCAAGACTCCTTCCGCGGCCACCGCGTCACATGGACGCACCACGTCGACACCGCGCAGGACTCGCTCGAGGAGAAGCGCAGCTTCACGCTCCGCCTCCCGAAGCGTCACCGCCACACGCTCCTCTCTCCCTACCTTGCCCACGTCACCGCACGCGCCGAGGAGTTCGAGCGCGTCTCGCGAGAGCGCAGACTCTTCACCAACAATACGACCGGGTCGGGCTCCTTCGAATCGGGTTGGGTCTCCGTCCCCTTCCGGCACCCGTCCACCTTCGAAACCCTCGCCCTCGAGCCCGAACTAAAGAGACAAATAAAAAACGACTTAACGGCGTTCGCTGACGGCAAAGAGTTTTACAACCGAGTGGGCCGGGCCTGGAAACGTGGGTATTTACTCCACGGCCCACCCGGGTCGGGTAAATCGAGTTTAATAGCCGCTATGGCAAATTTTCTCTGTTACGACGTTTACGACTTGGAGCTAACCAAAGTCGCTGATAACTCAGAGTTACGGTCGTTACTAATCCAAACGACGAACCGTTCGATTATCGTTATCGAGGACATTGACTGTTCCGTTGACTTAACGGCAGACAGAACAACGAAGAAAACGCAGGCAGCGAAAATGTCGAAGAGAAAGAAGTCTCAAACGGCGTCGTTCACGCGCTGCGAGGAGAGTGGGCGCGTCACGCTTTCGGGGCTCTTGAATTTCACCGACGGGTTATGGTCTTGCTGCGGCGAAGAGAGGATTGTGGTGTTTACGACCAACCATAGGGATAGTGTGGACCCCGCGCTCGTGCGCTGCGGACGAATGGACGTCCACGTCAGCCTCAACACGTGCGGTGTTCACGCGTTCCGCGAGCTCGCGCGCAACTACCTCGGCGTGGACTCGCACGTGCTATTCGAGGCGGTTGAGGGTTGCATTCGCTCGGGTGGGTCCCTCACGCCGGCACACGTGGGAGAGATTTTGTTGCGGAATAGAGGAGATGCTGACGTGGCAATGAGGGAAGTGCTGGCGGCCATGCAGGGACGGAtgctggccgccgccgccgtcgCTGATCAGACGGAGAATGAGGACACGACGGTTGGAGTGAGGTCGCCGGAGAGCGTGTTGCTGATGGGGTCGCCGGAGAATTGGGATGCTTTGAGTGGAAAGAAGAGGAAGGACCAACATGGGGGTAATAACAATTGGGATAAAAAGGTCAAGTTTTTCGTTAGGTTAAGGTCTTTGACAAGATCTGACCCTGgtagataa